Proteins encoded in a region of the Homo sapiens chromosome 9, GRCh38.p14 Primary Assembly genome:
- the LOC124902313 gene encoding uncharacterized protein LOC124902313 isoform X3, with amino-acid sequence MCMCVFRFFTVIKHTKRTTLTISRRGRWCYIHAVAGVQVGGVTHIHTVAGVQVGGVTHIWAVAGVQVSGVTHMLLQEYRSVVLHTFMLLQACRSVVLHSRCCRRAGRCCYTHSCCCRSTGRWCYTCCCRCAGRWWYTHSCCCRSIGRWCYTHSLLQACRSVVLHIHAVAGVQVGGVTFTLLQTCRSVLLHTLLQACRLVVLHSHCCRRAGRWCYTHSFCCRRAGQCYTHSRCCRRAGRWCYTHSRCCRCAGRCCYIHAVASVQVGGVTFTLLLACRSVVLHTFTLLQTCRSVLLHTFMLLQACRSVVLHSHLQACRSVVLHTFMLLQACRSVVLHTFTLLQACRSVVLHSCCCRRAGQWCYTHSRCCRHAGRWCYTHSRFCRRAGRWSYIHTVAGVQVGGVTFTLLQACRLVLHTFTLAGVQVGGVTHMLLQACRSVVLHSHCCRRAGRWYTHSHCCRRAGRWCYTHSWCCRRAGRCYTHAVAGVQVGGTFMLLQACRSVVLHIFTLLQTCRSVVLHSCCCRRAGRWCYIHAGAGMQVGGVTHNAVAGVQVSGTHIHAIAGVQAGGVTFTLLQACRLVLHTFTLAGVRVGGVTHIHAVAGVQVGVTHIHTCRRAGRWCYTHSHCCRRAGPWCYTHAVAGVQVGGVTFTLLQVCRLVLHTFTLLQACRSVVLHTFTLAGVQVSGVTHIHAVAGMQVGSVTHSCCCRRAGRWCCTFMLLQACRSVVLHSRCCRSTGQWCYTHSCCCAAITSISRALFILKLKLSHHTVTLHVPPQSLKNTVQVFLPGPHCVEFLV; translated from the exons tgcatgtgtgttttcagGTTTTTTACTGTGATAAAACACACAAAACGCACCACCTTAACCATTTCCAGGCGTGGTCGGTGGTGTTACATTCACGCTGTTGCAGGCGTGCAGGTCGGTGGTGTTACACACATTCACACTGTTGCAGGCGTGCAGGTCGGTGGTGTTACACACATTTGGGCTGTTGCAGGCGTACAGGTCAGTGGTGTTACACACATGCTGTTGCAGGAGTACAGGTCGGTGGTGTTACACACATTCATGCTGTTGCAGGCGTGCAG GTCGGTGGTGTTACATTCACGCTGTTGCAGGCGTGCAGGTCGGTGCTGTTACACACATTCCTGCTGTTGCAGGAGTACAGGTCGGTGGTGTTACACGTGCTGTTGCAGGTGTGCAGGTCGGTGGTGGTACACACATTCATGCTGTTGCAGGAGTATAGGTCGGTGGTGTTACACACATTCACTGTTGCAGGCGTGCAGGTCGGTGGTGTTACACATTCACGCTGTTGCAGGCGTGCAGGTCGGTGGTGTTACATTCACGCTGTTGCAGACGTGCAGGTCAGTGCTGTTACACACGCTGTTGCAGGCGTGCAGGTTGGTGGTGTTACATTCACACTGTTGCAGGCGTGCAGGTCGGTGGTGTTACACACATTCATTCTGTTGCAGGCGTGCAGGTCAGTGTTACACACATTCACGCTGTTGCAGGCGTGCAGGTCGGTGGTGTTACACACATTCACGCTGTTGCAGATGTGCAGGTCGGTGCTGTTACATTCACGCTGTTGCAAGCGTGCAGGTCGGTGGTGTTACATTCACGCTGTTGCTGGCGTGCAGGTCGGTGGTGTTACACACATTCACACTGTTGCAGACATGCAGGTCGGTGCTGTTACACACATTCATGCTGTTGCAGGCGTGCAGGTCGGTGGTGTTACATTCACACTTGCAGGCGTGCAGGTCGGTGGTGTTACACACATTCATGCTGTTGCAGGCGTGCAGGTCGGTGGTGTTACACACATTCACACTGTTGCAGGCGTGCAGGTCGGTGGTGTTACATTCATGCTGTTGCAGGCGTGCAGGTCAGTGGTGTTACACACATTCACGCTGTTGCAGGCATGCAGGTCGGTGGTGTTACACACATTCACGCTTTTGCAGGCGTGCAGGTCGGTGGTCTTACATTCATACTGTTGCAGGCGTGCAGGTCGGTGGTGTTACATTCACACTGTTGCAGGCGTGCAGGTTGGTGTTACACACATTCACACTTGCAGGCGTGCAGGTCGGTGGTGTTACACACATGCTGTTGCAGGCGTGCAGGTCGGTGGTGTTACATTCACACTGTTGCAGGCGTGCAGGTCGGTGGTACACACATTCACACTGTTGCAGGCGTGCAGGTCGGTGGTGTTACACACATTCATGGTGTTGCAGGCGTGCAGGTCGGTGTTACACACATGCTGTTGCAGGCGTGCAGGTCGGTGGTACATTCATGCTGTTGCAGGCGTGCAGGTCGGTGGTGTTACACATTTTCACGCTGTTGCAGACGTGCAGGTCAGTGGTGTTACATTCATGCTGTTGCAGGCGTGCAGGTCGGTGGTGTTACATTCACGCTGGTGCAGGCATGCAGGTCGGTGGTGTTACACACAACGCTGTTGCAGGCGTGCAGGTCAGTGGTACACACATTCACGCTATTGCAGGCGTGCAGGCCGGTGGTGTTACATTCACGCTGTTGCAGGCGTGCAGGTTGGTGTTACACACATTCACACTTGCAGGCGTGCGGGTCGGTGGTGTTACACACATTCATGCTGTTGCAGGCGTGCAGGTCGGTGTTACACACATTCACACTTGCAGGCGTGCAGGTCGGTGGTGTTACACACATTCACACTGTTGCAGGCGTGCAGGTCCGTGGTGTTACACACATGCTGTTGCAGGCGTGCAGGTCGGTGGTGTTACATTCACACTGTTGCAGGTGTGCAGGTTGGTGTTACACACATTCACACTGTTGCAGGCTTGCAGGTCGGTGGTGTTACACACATTCACACTTGCAGGCGTGCAGGTCAGTGGTGTTACACACATTCATGCTGTTGCAGGCATGCAGGTCGGTAGTGTTACACATTCATGCTGTTGCAGGCGTGCAGGTCGGTGGTGTTGCACATTCATGCTGTTGCAGGCATGCAGGTCGGTGGTGTTACATTCACGCTGTTGCAGGAGTACAGGTCAGTGGTGTTACACACATTCATGCTGTTGTGCAGCTATCACTTCCATCTCCAGAGCCCTTTTCATCTTAAAACTGAAGCTCTCCCATCACACAGTGACCCTTCATGTCCCTCCCCAGTCCCTGAAAAACACTGTTCAGGTTTTTCTTCCTGGACCTCATTGTGTGGAGTTCCTCGTGTGA
- the LOC124902313 gene encoding uncharacterized protein LOC124902313 isoform X4 — MCMCVFRFFTVIKHTKRTTLTISRRGRWCYIHAVAGVQVGGVTHIHTVAGVQVGGVTHIWAVAGVQVSGVTHMLLQEYRSVVLHTFMLLQACRLVLLHTCCCRSTGRWCYMLLQACRSVVLHSRCCRRAGRCCYTHSCCCRSTGRWCYTCCCRCAGRWWYTHSCCCRSIGRWCYTHSLLQACRSVVLHIHAVAGVQVGGVTFTLLQTCRSVLLHTLLQACRLVVLHSHCCRRAGRWCYTHSFCCRRAGQCYTHSRCCRRAGRWCYTHSRCCRCAGRCCYIHAVASVQVGGVTFTLLLACRSVVLHTFTLLQTCRSVLLHTFMLLQACRSVVLHSHLQACRSVVLHTFMLLQACRSVVLHTFTLLQACRSVVLHSCCCRRAGQWCYTHSRCCRHAGRWCYTHSRFCRRAGRWSYIHTVAGVQVGGVTFTLLQACRLVLHTFTLAGVQVGGVTHMLLQACRSVVLHSHCCRRAGRWYTHSHCCRRAGRWCYTHSWCCRRAGRCYTHAVAGVQVGGTFMLLQACRSVVLHIFTLLQTCRSVVLHSCCCRRAGRWCYIHAGAGMQVGGVTHNAVAGVQVSGTHIHAIAGVQAGGVTFTLLQACRLVLHTFTLAGVRVGGVTHIHAVAGVQVGGVTHIHTVAGVQVRGVTHMLLQACRSVVLHTFTLAGVQVSGVTHIHAVAGMQVGSVTHSCCCRRAGRWCCTFMLLQACRSVVLHSRCCRSTGQWCYTHSCCCAAITSISRALFILKLKLSHHTVTLHVPPQSLKNTVQVFLPGPHCVEFLV; from the exons tgcatgtgtgttttcagGTTTTTTACTGTGATAAAACACACAAAACGCACCACCTTAACCATTTCCAGGCGTGGTCGGTGGTGTTACATTCACGCTGTTGCAGGCGTGCAGGTCGGTGGTGTTACACACATTCACACTGTTGCAGGCGTGCAGGTCGGTGGTGTTACACACATTTGGGCTGTTGCAGGCGTACAGGTCAGTGGTGTTACACACATGCTGTTGCAGGAGTACAGGTCGGTGGTGTTACACACATTCATGCTGTTGCAGGCGTGCAGGTTGGTGCTGTTACACACATGCTGTTGCAGGAGTACAGGTCGGTGGTGTTACATGCTGTTGCAGGCGTGCAGGTCGGTGGTGTTACATTCACGCTGTTGCAGGCGTGCAGGTCGGTGCTGTTACACACATTCCTGCTGTTGCAGGAGTACAGGTCGGTGGTGTTACACGTGCTGTTGCAGGTGTGCAGGTCGGTGGTGGTACACACATTCATGCTGTTGCAGGAGTATAGGTCGGTGGTGTTACACACATTCACTGTTGCAGGCGTGCAGGTCGGTGGTGTTACACATTCACGCTGTTGCAGGCGTGCAGGTCGGTGGTGTTACATTCACGCTGTTGCAGACGTGCAGGTCAGTGCTGTTACACACGCTGTTGCAGGCGTGCAGGTTGGTGGTGTTACATTCACACTGTTGCAGGCGTGCAGGTCGGTGGTGTTACACACATTCATTCTGTTGCAGGCGTGCAGGTCAGTGTTACACACATTCACGCTGTTGCAGGCGTGCAGGTCGGTGGTGTTACACACATTCACGCTGTTGCAGATGTGCAGGTCGGTGCTGTTACATTCACGCTGTTGCAAGCGTGCAGGTCGGTGGTGTTACATTCACGCTGTTGCTGGCGTGCAGGTCGGTGGTGTTACACACATTCACACTGTTGCAGACATGCAGGTCGGTGCTGTTACACACATTCATGCTGTTGCAGGCGTGCAGGTCGGTGGTGTTACATTCACACTTGCAGGCGTGCAGGTCGGTGGTGTTACACACATTCATGCTGTTGCAGGCGTGCAGGTCGGTGGTGTTACACACATTCACACTGTTGCAGGCGTGCAGGTCGGTGGTGTTACATTCATGCTGTTGCAGGCGTGCAGGTCAGTGGTGTTACACACATTCACGCTGTTGCAGGCATGCAGGTCGGTGGTGTTACACACATTCACGCTTTTGCAGGCGTGCAGGTCGGTGGTCTTACATTCATACTGTTGCAGGCGTGCAGGTCGGTGGTGTTACATTCACACTGTTGCAGGCGTGCAGGTTGGTGTTACACACATTCACACTTGCAGGCGTGCAGGTCGGTGGTGTTACACACATGCTGTTGCAGGCGTGCAGGTCGGTGGTGTTACATTCACACTGTTGCAGGCGTGCAGGTCGGTGGTACACACATTCACACTGTTGCAGGCGTGCAGGTCGGTGGTGTTACACACATTCATGGTGTTGCAGGCGTGCAGGTCGGTGTTACACACATGCTGTTGCAGGCGTGCAGGTCGGTGGTACATTCATGCTGTTGCAGGCGTGCAGGTCGGTGGTGTTACACATTTTCACGCTGTTGCAGACGTGCAGGTCAGTGGTGTTACATTCATGCTGTTGCAGGCGTGCAGGTCGGTGGTGTTACATTCACGCTGGTGCAGGCATGCAGGTCGGTGGTGTTACACACAACGCTGTTGCAGGCGTGCAGGTCAGTGGTACACACATTCACGCTATTGCAGGCGTGCAGGCCGGTGGTGTTACATTCACGCTGTTGCAGGCGTGCAGGTTGGTGTTACACACATTCACACTTGCAGGCGTGCGGGTCGGTGGTGTTACACACATTCATGCTGTTGCAGGCGTGCAG GTCGGTGGTGTTACACACATTCACACTGTTGCAGGCGTGCAGGTCCGTGGTGTTACACACATGCTGTTGCAGGCGTGCAG GTCGGTGGTGTTACACACATTCACACTTGCAGGCGTGCAGGTCAGTGGTGTTACACACATTCATGCTGTTGCAGGCATGCAGGTCGGTAGTGTTACACATTCATGCTGTTGCAGGCGTGCAGGTCGGTGGTGTTGCACATTCATGCTGTTGCAGGCATGCAGGTCGGTGGTGTTACATTCACGCTGTTGCAGGAGTACAGGTCAGTGGTGTTACACACATTCATGCTGTTGTGCAGCTATCACTTCCATCTCCAGAGCCCTTTTCATCTTAAAACTGAAGCTCTCCCATCACACAGTGACCCTTCATGTCCCTCCCCAGTCCCTGAAAAACACTGTTCAGGTTTTTCTTCCTGGACCTCATTGTGTGGAGTTCCTCGTGTGA
- the LOC124902313 gene encoding uncharacterized protein LOC124902313 isoform X7, which translates to MCMCVFRFFTVIKHTKRTTLTISRRGRWCYIHAVAGVQVGGVTHIHTVAGVQVGGVTHIWAVAGVQVSGVTHMLLQEYRSVVLHTFMLLQACRLVLLHTCCCRSTGRWCYMLLQACRSVVLHSRCCRRAGRCCYTHSCCCRSTGRWCYTCCCRCAGRWWYTHSCCCRSIGRWCYTHSLLQACRSVVLHIHAVAGVQVGGVTFTLLQTCRSVLLHTLLQACRLVVLHSHCCRRAGRWCYTHSFCCRRAGQCYTHSRCCRRAGRWCYTHSRCCRCAGRCCYIHAVASVQVGGVTFTLLLACRSVVLHTFTLLQTCRSVLLHTFMLLQACRSVVLHSHLQACRSVVLHTFMLLQACRSVVLHTFTLLQACRSVVLHSCCCRRAGQWCYTHSRCCRHAGRWCYTHSRFCRRAGRWSYIHTVAGVQVGGVTFTLLQACRLVLHTFTLAGVQVGGVTHIHGVAGVQVGVTHMLLQACRSVVHSCCCRRAGRWCYTFSRCCRRAGQWCYIHAVAGVQVGGVTFTLVQACRSVVLHTTLLQACRSVVHTFTLLQACRPVVLHSRCCRRAGWCYTHSHLQACGSVVLHTFMLLQACRSVLHTFTLAGVQVGGVTHIHTVAGVQVRGVTHMLLQACRSVVLHTFTLAGVQVSGVTHIHAVAGMQVGSVTHSCCCRRAGRWCCTFMLLQACRSVVLHSRCCRSTGQWCYTHSCCCAAITSISRALFILKLKLSHHTVTLHVPPQSLKNTVQVFLPGPHCVEFLV; encoded by the exons tgcatgtgtgttttcagGTTTTTTACTGTGATAAAACACACAAAACGCACCACCTTAACCATTTCCAGGCGTGGTCGGTGGTGTTACATTCACGCTGTTGCAGGCGTGCAGGTCGGTGGTGTTACACACATTCACACTGTTGCAGGCGTGCAGGTCGGTGGTGTTACACACATTTGGGCTGTTGCAGGCGTACAGGTCAGTGGTGTTACACACATGCTGTTGCAGGAGTACAGGTCGGTGGTGTTACACACATTCATGCTGTTGCAGGCGTGCAGGTTGGTGCTGTTACACACATGCTGTTGCAGGAGTACAGGTCGGTGGTGTTACATGCTGTTGCAGGCGTGCAGGTCGGTGGTGTTACATTCACGCTGTTGCAGGCGTGCAGGTCGGTGCTGTTACACACATTCCTGCTGTTGCAGGAGTACAGGTCGGTGGTGTTACACGTGCTGTTGCAGGTGTGCAGGTCGGTGGTGGTACACACATTCATGCTGTTGCAGGAGTATAGGTCGGTGGTGTTACACACATTCACTGTTGCAGGCGTGCAGGTCGGTGGTGTTACACATTCACGCTGTTGCAGGCGTGCAGGTCGGTGGTGTTACATTCACGCTGTTGCAGACGTGCAGGTCAGTGCTGTTACACACGCTGTTGCAGGCGTGCAGGTTGGTGGTGTTACATTCACACTGTTGCAGGCGTGCAGGTCGGTGGTGTTACACACATTCATTCTGTTGCAGGCGTGCAGGTCAGTGTTACACACATTCACGCTGTTGCAGGCGTGCAGGTCGGTGGTGTTACACACATTCACGCTGTTGCAGATGTGCAGGTCGGTGCTGTTACATTCACGCTGTTGCAAGCGTGCAGGTCGGTGGTGTTACATTCACGCTGTTGCTGGCGTGCAGGTCGGTGGTGTTACACACATTCACACTGTTGCAGACATGCAGGTCGGTGCTGTTACACACATTCATGCTGTTGCAGGCGTGCAGGTCGGTGGTGTTACATTCACACTTGCAGGCGTGCAGGTCGGTGGTGTTACACACATTCATGCTGTTGCAGGCGTGCAGGTCGGTGGTGTTACACACATTCACACTGTTGCAGGCGTGCAGGTCGGTGGTGTTACATTCATGCTGTTGCAGGCGTGCAGGTCAGTGGTGTTACACACATTCACGCTGTTGCAGGCATGCAGGTCGGTGGTGTTACACACATTCACGCTTTTGCAGGCGTGCAGGTCGGTGGTCTTACATTCATACTGTTGCAGGCGTGCAGGTCGGTGGTGTTACATTCACACTGTTGCAGGCGTGCAGGTTGGTGTTACACACATTCACACTTGCAGGCGTGCAG GTCGGTGGTGTTACACACATTCATGGTGTTGCAGGCGTGCAGGTCGGTGTTACACACATGCTGTTGCAGGCGTGCAGGTCGGTGGTACATTCATGCTGTTGCAGGCGTGCAGGTCGGTGGTGTTACACATTTTCACGCTGTTGCAGACGTGCAGGTCAGTGGTGTTACATTCATGCTGTTGCAGGCGTGCAGGTCGGTGGTGTTACATTCACGCTGGTGCAGGCATGCAGGTCGGTGGTGTTACACACAACGCTGTTGCAGGCGTGCAGGTCAGTGGTACACACATTCACGCTATTGCAGGCGTGCAGGCCGGTGGTGTTACATTCACGCTGTTGCAGGCGTGCAGGTTGGTGTTACACACATTCACACTTGCAGGCGTGCGGGTCGGTGGTGTTACACACATTCATGCTGTTGCAGGCGTGCAGGTCGGTGTTACACACATTCACACTTGCAGGCGTGCAGGTCGGTGGTGTTACACACATTCACACTGTTGCAGGCGTGCAGGTCCGTGGTGTTACACACATGCTGTTGCAGGCGTGCAG GTCGGTGGTGTTACACACATTCACACTTGCAGGCGTGCAGGTCAGTGGTGTTACACACATTCATGCTGTTGCAGGCATGCAGGTCGGTAGTGTTACACATTCATGCTGTTGCAGGCGTGCAGGTCGGTGGTGTTGCACATTCATGCTGTTGCAGGCATGCAGGTCGGTGGTGTTACATTCACGCTGTTGCAGGAGTACAGGTCAGTGGTGTTACACACATTCATGCTGTTGTGCAGCTATCACTTCCATCTCCAGAGCCCTTTTCATCTTAAAACTGAAGCTCTCCCATCACACAGTGACCCTTCATGTCCCTCCCCAGTCCCTGAAAAACACTGTTCAGGTTTTTCTTCCTGGACCTCATTGTGTGGAGTTCCTCGTGTGA
- the LOC124902313 gene encoding uncharacterized protein LOC124902313 isoform X12 — MCMCVFRFFTVIKHTKRTTLTISRRGRWCYIHAVAGVQVGGVTHIHTVAGVQVGGVTHIWAVAGVQVSGVTHMLLQEYRSVVLHTFMLLQACRLVLLHTCCCRSTGRWCYMLLQACRSVVLHSRCCRRAGRCCYTHSCCCRSTGRWCYTCCCRCAGRWWYTHSCCCRSIGRWCYTHSLLQACRSVVLHIHAVAGVQVGGVTFTLLQTCRSVLLHTLLQACRLVVLHSHCCRRAGRWCYTHSFCCRRAGQCYTHSRCCRRAGRWCYTHSRCCRCAGRCCYIHAVASVQVGGVTFTLLLACRSVVLHTFTLLQTCRSVLLHTFMLLQACRSVVLHSHLQACRSVVLHTFMLLQACRSVVLHTFTLLQACRSVVLHTCCCRRAGRWCYIHTVAGVQVGGTHIHTVAGVQVGGVTHIHGVAGVQVGVTHMLLQACRSVVHSCCCRRAGRWCYTFSRCCRRAGQWCYIHAVAGVQVGGVTFTLVQACRSVVLHTTLLQACRSVVHTFTLLQACRPVVLHSRCCRRAGWCYTHSHLQACGSVVLHTFMLLQACRSVLHTFTLAGVQVGGVTHIHTVAGVQVRGVTHMLLQACRSVVLHTFTLAGVQVSGVTHIHAVAGMQVGSVTHSCCCRRAGRWCCTFMLLQACRSVVLHSRCCRSTGQWCYTHSCCCAAITSISRALFILKLKLSHHTVTLHVPPQSLKNTVQVFLPGPHCVEFLV; from the exons tgcatgtgtgttttcagGTTTTTTACTGTGATAAAACACACAAAACGCACCACCTTAACCATTTCCAGGCGTGGTCGGTGGTGTTACATTCACGCTGTTGCAGGCGTGCAGGTCGGTGGTGTTACACACATTCACACTGTTGCAGGCGTGCAGGTCGGTGGTGTTACACACATTTGGGCTGTTGCAGGCGTACAGGTCAGTGGTGTTACACACATGCTGTTGCAGGAGTACAGGTCGGTGGTGTTACACACATTCATGCTGTTGCAGGCGTGCAGGTTGGTGCTGTTACACACATGCTGTTGCAGGAGTACAGGTCGGTGGTGTTACATGCTGTTGCAGGCGTGCAGGTCGGTGGTGTTACATTCACGCTGTTGCAGGCGTGCAGGTCGGTGCTGTTACACACATTCCTGCTGTTGCAGGAGTACAGGTCGGTGGTGTTACACGTGCTGTTGCAGGTGTGCAGGTCGGTGGTGGTACACACATTCATGCTGTTGCAGGAGTATAGGTCGGTGGTGTTACACACATTCACTGTTGCAGGCGTGCAGGTCGGTGGTGTTACACATTCACGCTGTTGCAGGCGTGCAGGTCGGTGGTGTTACATTCACGCTGTTGCAGACGTGCAGGTCAGTGCTGTTACACACGCTGTTGCAGGCGTGCAGGTTGGTGGTGTTACATTCACACTGTTGCAGGCGTGCAGGTCGGTGGTGTTACACACATTCATTCTGTTGCAGGCGTGCAGGTCAGTGTTACACACATTCACGCTGTTGCAGGCGTGCAGGTCGGTGGTGTTACACACATTCACGCTGTTGCAGATGTGCAGGTCGGTGCTGTTACATTCACGCTGTTGCAAGCGTGCAGGTCGGTGGTGTTACATTCACGCTGTTGCTGGCGTGCAGGTCGGTGGTGTTACACACATTCACACTGTTGCAGACATGCAGGTCGGTGCTGTTACACACATTCATGCTGTTGCAGGCGTGCAGGTCGGTGGTGTTACATTCACACTTGCAGGCGTGCAGGTCGGTGGTGTTACACACATTCATGCTGTTGCAGGCGTGCAGGTCGGTGGTGTTACACACATTCACACTGTTGCAGGCGTGCAG GTCGGTGGTGTTACACACATGCTGTTGCAGGCGTGCAGGTCGGTGGTGTTACATTCACACTGTTGCAGGCGTGCAGGTCGGTGGTACACACATTCACACTGTTGCAGGCGTGCAGGTCGGTGGTGTTACACACATTCATGGTGTTGCAGGCGTGCAGGTCGGTGTTACACACATGCTGTTGCAGGCGTGCAGGTCGGTGGTACATTCATGCTGTTGCAGGCGTGCAGGTCGGTGGTGTTACACATTTTCACGCTGTTGCAGACGTGCAGGTCAGTGGTGTTACATTCATGCTGTTGCAGGCGTGCAGGTCGGTGGTGTTACATTCACGCTGGTGCAGGCATGCAGGTCGGTGGTGTTACACACAACGCTGTTGCAGGCGTGCAGGTCAGTGGTACACACATTCACGCTATTGCAGGCGTGCAGGCCGGTGGTGTTACATTCACGCTGTTGCAGGCGTGCAGGTTGGTGTTACACACATTCACACTTGCAGGCGTGCGGGTCGGTGGTGTTACACACATTCATGCTGTTGCAGGCGTGCAGGTCGGTGTTACACACATTCACACTTGCAGGCGTGCAGGTCGGTGGTGTTACACACATTCACACTGTTGCAGGCGTGCAGGTCCGTGGTGTTACACACATGCTGTTGCAGGCGTGCAG GTCGGTGGTGTTACACACATTCACACTTGCAGGCGTGCAGGTCAGTGGTGTTACACACATTCATGCTGTTGCAGGCATGCAGGTCGGTAGTGTTACACATTCATGCTGTTGCAGGCGTGCAGGTCGGTGGTGTTGCACATTCATGCTGTTGCAGGCATGCAGGTCGGTGGTGTTACATTCACGCTGTTGCAGGAGTACAGGTCAGTGGTGTTACACACATTCATGCTGTTGTGCAGCTATCACTTCCATCTCCAGAGCCCTTTTCATCTTAAAACTGAAGCTCTCCCATCACACAGTGACCCTTCATGTCCCTCCCCAGTCCCTGAAAAACACTGTTCAGGTTTTTCTTCCTGGACCTCATTGTGTGGAGTTCCTCGTGTGA